In Selenomonas sp. TAMA-11512, a genomic segment contains:
- the secA gene encoding preprotein translocase subunit SecA produces MFGFIKRFLGDNNEAEVKRMYGIVDTINSHEAALQSLTDDRLAGYTKKFREHLANGETLEDILPEAYAVCREASRRVLGMRHFDAQMVGGICLHEGKIAEMRTGEGKTLVATLPTYLNALTGKGVHVVTVNEYLAGRDSEWMGHLYHFLGLTTGLIRHDMDFPERKMAYAADITYGTNNEFGFDYLRDNMVIYEEQMVQRPLHYAIVDEVDSILIDEARTPLIISGPGQKSTDKYVVMARAVATLKEGEDYTVDEKQKTVAPADEAVAKIEKIIGIDNLYAPENIELSHCFTASLRAKAIMKRDRDYVVRDDEIVIVDEFTGRLMDGRRYSDGLHQAIEAKEGVKVQRQSQTLASITFQNYFRMYGKLSGMTGTAKTEEDEFLKIYKLPVIVVPTNRKVQRIDEPDVIYKTKKAKYRAVGQAVSEIHKTGQPILIGTTSITQSEELSAILRKNGIEHNVLNAKFHEKEADIIKDAGQMNAVTIATNMAGRGTDIVLGDGVKELGGLYILGTERHESRRIDNQLRGRAGRQGDPGVSKFYLSLEDDLLRLFASDNISSIMDRLGMDENDPIEHKLITRSIEHAQKKVEARNFDIRKHVLEYDDVMNQQREVIYKERRKILLGDNLKENILFMVSEIIRQQMDQYANAKLYPEEWTLDGLIEDAEKTYAPKGLLVKDELEKLSRDELEEFLMKTAEDAYQQREDAFGEENMRELEKVVMLRVVDNRWMEHLDHMDMLREGINLRAYGQRNPLVEYKIEALDMFEEMERLIQNDIANLMYRVQVVRQEEQQLQDRLATARASHGDESSDAEVKKSPVRKGNEPGRNDPCPCGSGKKYKNCHGRDK; encoded by the coding sequence TTGTTTGGATTTATCAAGCGATTTTTGGGCGATAATAATGAGGCGGAAGTCAAACGCATGTATGGCATTGTTGACACGATCAACAGTCATGAGGCCGCATTGCAGAGTCTCACAGACGATCGTCTGGCAGGCTATACGAAGAAGTTTCGGGAGCATCTGGCAAATGGCGAGACACTTGAGGATATCCTGCCGGAAGCATATGCGGTTTGCCGTGAGGCATCTCGCCGCGTTCTGGGGATGCGTCACTTCGATGCACAGATGGTTGGCGGCATCTGCCTTCACGAGGGAAAAATTGCAGAGATGCGCACAGGTGAAGGCAAGACACTTGTAGCCACTCTGCCGACGTATCTTAATGCGCTTACGGGCAAAGGGGTCCATGTCGTCACAGTCAATGAATACCTTGCCGGGCGTGATAGCGAGTGGATGGGGCATCTCTATCATTTCCTCGGACTCACGACGGGATTGATCCGTCATGATATGGATTTTCCCGAGCGCAAGATGGCGTATGCTGCAGATATCACTTACGGGACAAATAACGAGTTCGGATTTGATTACCTTCGTGATAACATGGTTATCTATGAAGAGCAGATGGTGCAGCGTCCATTGCACTATGCTATTGTCGATGAGGTTGACAGCATTCTGATTGATGAAGCTCGTACACCGCTTATCATCTCGGGGCCGGGGCAGAAATCGACGGATAAGTACGTTGTCATGGCGCGTGCCGTGGCGACGCTCAAAGAAGGCGAGGACTATACGGTCGATGAAAAGCAGAAGACAGTTGCGCCGGCGGATGAGGCTGTCGCCAAGATTGAAAAAATCATCGGTATAGACAACCTTTATGCGCCGGAGAACATCGAGCTCTCGCACTGCTTTACGGCATCTCTGCGTGCCAAGGCAATCATGAAGCGTGACAGAGACTACGTTGTCCGTGATGATGAGATTGTCATTGTCGATGAATTTACAGGGCGTCTCATGGATGGGCGTCGCTATTCGGATGGGCTCCATCAGGCGATTGAGGCGAAGGAAGGAGTCAAGGTGCAGCGTCAATCGCAGACGCTTGCTTCCATCACCTTCCAGAACTATTTCCGCATGTATGGAAAACTCTCAGGTATGACGGGTACGGCAAAGACGGAGGAGGATGAGTTCCTTAAAATCTACAAGCTGCCTGTCATCGTCGTACCGACGAATCGCAAGGTACAGCGTATTGACGAGCCGGATGTCATTTACAAAACAAAAAAGGCGAAGTACCGTGCTGTCGGACAGGCGGTCAGTGAAATACACAAGACAGGACAGCCGATCCTCATAGGCACGACGTCCATCACACAGTCAGAAGAACTGTCTGCCATTCTTCGAAAGAATGGCATCGAGCACAATGTTCTCAATGCGAAGTTCCACGAAAAGGAAGCCGACATCATCAAGGACGCAGGTCAAATGAATGCTGTCACGATTGCTACGAATATGGCCGGCCGCGGTACGGATATCGTGTTGGGGGATGGCGTCAAAGAGCTTGGCGGCCTATATATCCTGGGCACGGAACGTCATGAGTCTCGTCGTATTGACAATCAGCTTCGCGGTCGTGCGGGGCGTCAGGGAGACCCCGGTGTCTCAAAGTTCTATCTTTCGCTGGAAGATGATCTTCTGCGCCTCTTTGCGTCGGATAATATCTCATCCATTATGGATCGACTTGGTATGGATGAAAATGACCCCATTGAGCACAAGCTTATCACGAGATCCATTGAGCACGCGCAGAAAAAGGTTGAAGCACGTAACTTCGACATTCGAAAGCATGTCCTCGAGTACGATGATGTTATGAACCAGCAGAGAGAAGTCATCTATAAAGAACGCCGCAAGATCTTGTTGGGAGACAATCTTAAAGAAAATATTCTTTTCATGGTCAGCGAGATCATTCGTCAGCAGATGGATCAGTACGCAAATGCAAAGCTGTATCCGGAGGAGTGGACGCTCGACGGTCTCATCGAGGATGCGGAGAAGACGTATGCGCCGAAGGGACTGCTTGTCAAAGACGAGCTTGAGAAGCTCAGCCGTGATGAACTTGAGGAATTCCTCATGAAGACGGCGGAGGATGCTTATCAACAGCGTGAGGATGCTTTTGGCGAAGAGAACATGCGGGAGCTCGAGAAGGTTGTCATGCTTCGTGTTGTCGACAACCGCTGGATGGAGCATCTTGATCATATGGATATGCTGCGAGAGGGCATAAACCTACGTGCCTATGGACAGCGAAATCCGCTTGTCGAGTACAAGATCGAAGCACTTGATATGTTCGAGGAGATGGAACGCCTCATTCAGAATGACATTGCAAACCTCATGTATCGCGTGCAGGTTGTTCGTCAGGAGGAGCAGCAGCTGCAGGATCGTCTTGCTACGGCGCGCGCATCACATGGTGACGAGTCAAGTGATGCGGAGGTCAAGAAGTCGCCTGTACGCAAAGGCAATGAGCCGGGACGAAATGATCCGTGCCCGTGCGGCTCCGGTAAGAAGTATAAGAATTGCCACGGCAGAGATAAATAA
- a CDS encoding DUF4127 family protein, which yields MTKYAFEILFLLLLASSLAVYTLYRSEPSGDPITAPIETSKKLLLLPLDGRPPCKSDVIERGRLVGYEVITPPADISDYYTKKADTKALEEFLEVHIDEADFVLLSMDCLLYGSLLASREGDVGENDLTSSLEFLRRLHVKHPNIPIEAFFILPRLAPPAAVEDYFDNKNLIEYSKHIDRYTLTGDENDARCITELEKSISPDARNLYLRRFEENERIAHALIDMTQDGTLTRLWIGQDDGAVYSIGNLEKRRLQERLARESIPGERVAILHGADELALTMLTAHEANAAAYSPRIYLDYNHPATPDAVLPYMAISMEQAAKEKIHLLGGKVVSDLEDADLILYLSEGSTETLSSRRTAAKKIKEYLTSGIPIALVDLSEHFLAEETIFPFLLELSVPLHALTSYAGWNTTSNSVGTALSDALLYQIALSRATDDDACLAIIREHIAILDASFIEDYYYLKDVIDLINTGLKTQGYKNVNDLDLSGNYLWAAARLQELLVERSNTLAATQAYRAPFSVSSSMGNYTLRTNTLRIDASFPWPRTFEIYLRVIPAVLWIRQ from the coding sequence ATGACAAAATATGCTTTTGAAATTCTATTTTTACTGTTGCTTGCCTCTTCTCTTGCCGTCTACACTTTATATCGTTCGGAACCGTCCGGTGATCCGATTACAGCACCTATTGAGACGTCGAAAAAACTCCTCCTTTTGCCACTCGACGGCCGTCCTCCATGTAAGAGCGATGTCATTGAACGAGGACGACTTGTCGGCTACGAGGTGATCACACCTCCCGCCGACATTTCCGACTACTATACAAAAAAAGCCGATACAAAAGCGCTTGAGGAGTTCCTTGAGGTACACATTGATGAAGCAGACTTTGTCCTGCTTTCTATGGACTGTCTCCTCTATGGGAGTCTCTTGGCTTCCCGCGAAGGCGATGTAGGAGAGAATGATCTCACCTCTTCCCTTGAATTTCTGCGTCGCCTGCACGTGAAACATCCGAATATTCCTATCGAGGCATTCTTCATCCTCCCCAGACTTGCCCCACCTGCTGCCGTTGAAGACTATTTTGACAATAAAAATCTCATCGAGTACTCCAAGCACATTGACCGATATACACTCACGGGCGACGAAAATGATGCTCGATGCATCACCGAGCTTGAAAAAAGCATCAGCCCCGACGCCCGCAATTTATACCTCCGTCGCTTTGAGGAAAATGAGCGTATCGCCCATGCACTCATCGATATGACACAAGACGGCACTTTGACACGCCTTTGGATCGGACAGGATGACGGAGCGGTCTACAGCATCGGTAATCTGGAAAAGCGGCGGCTTCAAGAGAGACTCGCTCGCGAGAGCATCCCCGGCGAAAGAGTCGCGATTCTTCACGGTGCCGATGAGCTTGCCCTCACGATGCTCACAGCACATGAGGCAAATGCGGCTGCCTATTCGCCGCGCATCTATCTGGACTACAACCATCCGGCAACCCCCGATGCCGTCCTCCCCTATATGGCGATTTCTATGGAGCAAGCTGCCAAAGAAAAAATTCACCTTCTCGGGGGCAAAGTCGTCTCCGATTTGGAAGATGCAGACCTTATCCTCTACCTCTCCGAAGGAAGTACGGAGACATTATCATCACGACGTACAGCGGCAAAGAAGATAAAAGAATATTTGACGAGCGGCATTCCCATCGCTCTTGTCGACCTGTCTGAACACTTCCTTGCCGAGGAAACCATCTTCCCTTTTCTGCTCGAACTGTCGGTGCCGCTTCATGCGCTGACCTCCTACGCGGGCTGGAACACAACAAGCAACTCTGTCGGCACCGCACTTTCCGACGCCCTCCTCTATCAGATTGCACTATCAAGGGCAACGGACGATGATGCTTGTCTTGCAATCATCCGTGAGCACATCGCTATCCTCGATGCAAGCTTTATCGAAGATTACTATTACTTAAAGGATGTCATTGACCTCATCAATACAGGACTAAAAACGCAAGGATACAAAAACGTAAACGATCTTGACCTCTCAGGAAATTATTTATGGGCTGCTGCCCGCCTTCAAGAACTCTTAGTCGAGCGCAGCAACACGCTTGCAGCCACACAAGCGTACCGCGCACCTTTCTCTGTATCATCGTCCATGGGTAACTACACCCTCCGAACGAATACACTTCGTATAGACGCCTCCTTCCCTTGGCCCCGCACCTTTGAAATTTATCTTCGTGTAATCCCTGCTGTACTGTGGATCAGGCAATAG
- the nuoB gene encoding NADH-quinone oxidoreductase subunit NuoB, which yields MFKVLERIFRDRIATETISLAGSARYRGKLVGSVRGEALEKAVAACPVGAIGSEDGTIDYKRCIFCGRCVDAALAVTPQTTLQHKSEDAQPFEGDGTLTSVDLAFQKRIGRSLHVRHLDAGSCNACDFEMGALSNPYYDLARFGVHFVASPRHADLLMVTGVVTRNLEYALQSAYEAMPEPRLVMATGACAAGGETYGASYATVGAVDQVLPVDIYVPGCPPRPAAMLIALLAAADMLNDRMKSRSKKELLEVHNE from the coding sequence ATGTTTAAAGTACTAGAGCGAATTTTTCGAGACCGTATAGCGACCGAAACGATATCTTTAGCCGGGAGTGCCCGTTATCGCGGGAAGCTGGTCGGGTCTGTGCGAGGTGAGGCTCTTGAGAAGGCTGTTGCTGCATGCCCTGTAGGAGCCATCGGAAGCGAGGATGGTACGATCGACTATAAACGCTGCATCTTTTGCGGTCGATGTGTTGATGCGGCCCTTGCGGTTACACCACAGACGACGCTTCAGCACAAGAGCGAGGATGCGCAGCCCTTTGAAGGGGACGGTACGCTGACCTCAGTCGATCTCGCCTTTCAAAAGCGTATAGGTCGCTCTCTTCATGTTCGGCACCTCGACGCAGGATCCTGTAACGCATGTGATTTTGAGATGGGGGCGCTATCCAATCCATATTACGATTTAGCCCGTTTCGGTGTGCACTTTGTCGCGTCACCGCGCCATGCCGATCTCTTGATGGTGACAGGGGTCGTTACGCGAAATCTTGAGTATGCTCTGCAGTCTGCCTATGAGGCAATGCCGGAGCCTCGCCTTGTCATGGCGACAGGAGCTTGTGCCGCAGGCGGTGAGACATACGGGGCGTCCTATGCGACTGTCGGTGCGGTTGATCAGGTGCTGCCGGTTGATATCTATGTGCCTGGCTGCCCTCCGCGTCCGGCAGCGATGCTTATCGCACTTCTCGCCGCTGCCGATATGCTTAACGATCGAATGAAATCAAGAAGTAAAAAGGAGCTTCTTGAAGTGCACAATGAATAG
- a CDS encoding NADH-quinone oxidoreductase subunit C: MALDNTLGIEITAQETLLSRVKELSAAGAHPLTAMFGRDESVVSDGKRFLSIYIVFEILEEQRMHTLKLEFAQGDELSFPTITQIVPAAAWYEREIQDMFGLRSAGHPDPRPLVLHENFPEGYHPLLKSTANSTAPRSAEDKHIPFMHIARGEGLFEVPVGPIHAGIIEPGHFRFTQAGEAMLNLDAKLFYTHRGLEKTMEGKTVNDALPIIERICGACSVANTWSYVQAVESIAGAEVPKRAECIRTLLLEYERLINHVGDLGNIPAGVGFSPAISLGSRAKERLMRMAEALTGNRFLRGLIIPGGVRFDISRELRAEIRELMDSVSKDAADIAQEFSEQESFRNRVQTTGIITYKTAVDLAMVGVGARASGFLHDSRKDFSYGLYPALEFSAAMENTGDVSARIAVRIAEINTSITLIEYLLDLLELDMSDTMTVSFSPKEGEGYGISESARGSNFHYVALDANGCIDRIFVRSASYANWPAVPVAVHGDIIPDFPLINKSFELCYACIDR; the protein is encoded by the coding sequence ATGGCTTTAGACAATACACTTGGAATTGAGATTACTGCACAAGAGACGCTTCTATCGAGAGTAAAGGAGCTTTCGGCAGCGGGAGCACATCCCCTGACGGCGATGTTTGGACGCGATGAAAGTGTTGTGAGCGATGGAAAACGATTTCTTTCTATTTACATTGTCTTTGAAATTCTTGAAGAGCAGCGCATGCATACGTTAAAGCTTGAGTTCGCGCAGGGGGATGAGCTAAGCTTTCCAACGATTACACAGATTGTGCCGGCGGCAGCTTGGTATGAGAGAGAGATACAGGATATGTTCGGGCTTCGCTCGGCGGGGCATCCCGATCCGCGGCCTCTTGTCCTGCACGAAAACTTCCCTGAGGGGTACCATCCGCTCTTGAAGTCGACGGCGAACAGTACAGCGCCGCGTTCAGCAGAGGATAAACACATACCCTTTATGCACATTGCGCGCGGAGAGGGGCTTTTCGAGGTGCCTGTGGGTCCGATTCATGCCGGAATCATTGAACCGGGACATTTTCGATTCACACAAGCAGGGGAAGCGATGCTTAATCTTGATGCAAAGCTATTCTACACGCATCGCGGACTGGAGAAAACGATGGAGGGGAAGACGGTAAACGATGCTCTTCCAATCATCGAACGAATCTGCGGTGCCTGCTCCGTGGCAAATACATGGAGTTATGTACAGGCAGTTGAAAGCATTGCAGGTGCTGAAGTGCCGAAGCGTGCAGAATGCATTCGCACCTTGCTGTTAGAGTATGAACGATTGATTAATCACGTCGGTGACTTGGGGAATATTCCTGCCGGTGTCGGATTTTCTCCGGCCATCAGTCTGGGCTCCCGTGCAAAGGAGCGTTTGATGCGTATGGCGGAGGCTTTGACGGGCAATCGATTCCTGCGAGGACTCATCATTCCCGGTGGCGTTCGGTTTGATATATCGAGGGAGCTGCGAGCGGAGATTCGTGAACTTATGGACAGCGTATCGAAAGACGCTGCCGATATCGCACAGGAGTTTTCAGAGCAGGAGAGCTTCCGGAATCGTGTACAGACGACAGGCATCATCACCTATAAGACAGCAGTTGACCTTGCAATGGTTGGTGTCGGTGCTCGAGCCAGCGGCTTTTTACATGACAGCCGTAAAGATTTTTCCTATGGACTTTATCCCGCCTTGGAGTTTTCTGCGGCTATGGAAAATACAGGCGATGTGTCGGCTCGTATTGCCGTGCGTATTGCGGAAATCAACACATCCATTACACTCATTGAGTATTTACTTGATCTCTTGGAATTGGATATGAGTGATACTATGACGGTATCGTTTTCTCCAAAGGAAGGAGAGGGGTACGGTATAAGCGAGTCAGCCCGCGGATCGAATTTTCACTATGTCGCACTTGATGCAAACGGGTGCATTGATCGGATCTTTGTCCGCAGCGCTTCCTACGCGAACTGGCCTGCTGTTCCCGTTGCCGTGCATGGCGATATCATTCCGGATTTTCCTCTGATCAATAAGAGCTTTGAGCTCTGCTATGCGTGTATTGATCGCTAA
- a CDS encoding proton-conducting transporter membrane subunit yields the protein MTFSLTELFYFILLAPPIFAAIAATGLLKGDFLHWINRLVALSVGAAAACFLVQFDADEVFNDWYFYMDSLSLWMVLIIITLYQAFAWTSRAYLDRDKNIRYGYLRRFQHLEGRFYALSHLFVWTMLLVVVVNNLGLMWVTIEMTTLVSTLLVAFKYTRTSLEAAWKYVMVCTVGICLALLGTILIYYAQIDALGTTQNALDWQYLAANSSGFNPMLATIAFCFVFVGYGTKAGLAPMHAWLPDAHSEAPALTSGLLSGALCICAIYVMLRNIIVLLPAIGVDFISELCLVFGLLTIGLAIPFVVVQRDLKRMLAYSSMENFGLMIAGFGLFLPISTEAGLLHMMNHALVKYALFYTAGTIMEAYSTKNMMRIHGMFSQSPRTAFFWLIGIVGILGMPPMGIFFSKFYIISGFFKAGHAWQGILTLVLLAGILFGILYHVLRMVGNRPTRRSAGELLGTADTIVLTILLFGSGLLGATIEELPHLGALLKNAAAIIVGGAV from the coding sequence ATGACATTTTCACTCACTGAGCTCTTTTACTTCATTCTATTGGCACCGCCGATTTTTGCCGCAATTGCGGCAACAGGGCTTTTAAAAGGGGATTTTTTACACTGGATCAATCGCCTGGTTGCTCTATCCGTTGGTGCGGCGGCTGCCTGTTTTCTTGTTCAGTTTGATGCAGATGAGGTGTTTAACGATTGGTATTTTTACATGGATTCTTTGAGCCTATGGATGGTTCTTATCATTATAACGCTTTATCAGGCATTCGCTTGGACGAGCCGTGCGTATCTTGACCGCGATAAAAATATACGTTATGGCTATTTGCGGCGCTTTCAGCACTTAGAGGGGCGTTTCTATGCACTTTCGCATCTCTTTGTCTGGACGATGCTCCTTGTCGTTGTTGTGAATAATCTCGGGCTGATGTGGGTTACGATCGAGATGACAACGCTCGTCTCGACGCTTCTTGTCGCCTTTAAATATACGCGTACGTCCCTGGAGGCTGCATGGAAATACGTCATGGTATGCACGGTTGGCATATGTTTGGCACTTCTTGGCACAATACTCATCTATTATGCGCAGATTGATGCGTTGGGAACTACACAAAACGCACTTGATTGGCAGTATCTCGCGGCGAATAGCAGTGGGTTTAATCCGATGCTTGCCACGATTGCTTTCTGTTTTGTATTCGTTGGTTATGGAACGAAGGCCGGTTTGGCACCGATGCACGCTTGGCTGCCGGATGCGCACTCGGAGGCGCCCGCACTGACGAGCGGGCTTCTCTCGGGAGCGCTTTGCATTTGCGCTATCTATGTAATGCTCAGAAACATCATTGTGCTGCTGCCCGCGATAGGTGTGGATTTTATCAGCGAATTGTGTCTTGTCTTCGGTCTTCTGACAATTGGTCTTGCGATTCCGTTTGTTGTTGTGCAGCGCGATTTGAAGCGCATGCTGGCCTACTCGTCAATGGAAAATTTTGGCTTGATGATTGCCGGCTTCGGTCTCTTTTTACCAATTTCGACAGAGGCCGGTCTTCTGCACATGATGAACCATGCACTTGTCAAGTATGCGCTTTTCTACACGGCCGGCACCATCATGGAAGCGTACAGCACGAAAAACATGATGCGAATTCACGGGATGTTTAGTCAATCACCGCGAACGGCATTTTTTTGGCTTATCGGCATTGTCGGCATCCTGGGTATGCCGCCGATGGGGATATTCTTTAGCAAGTTCTACATTATTTCTGGTTTCTTTAAGGCGGGACATGCGTGGCAGGGGATTCTCACACTTGTACTTCTTGCAGGGATCCTCTTTGGTATTCTCTATCATGTTTTGCGCATGGTTGGCAATCGGCCGACACGTCGATCGGCAGGTGAACTTCTTGGTACGGCGGATACAATTGTGCTTACAATCCTGCTTTTCGGGAGCGGACTTTTGGGCGCGACAATCGAGGAGCTGCCTCATCTTGGTGCACTTCTTAAGAATGCCGCAGCAATCATCGTAGGAGGTGCAGTCTGA
- a CDS encoding hydrogenase, with the protein MEYIVVSLLFVVFLETRIANLKRAILCLALQSGIVAGTCVLLTLMSGEDTALHTLLPGILTLIVKVLFIPGALWRLAGKIQDEREIFSDSNVNYSTAAAAIFLVLGYLLAEQIGVSKEVRSIIASSIMMIMTGLALMAIRRRAIMQVIGLITMENGIYLLGLLITEGLPLVVELGVFLDVLIAVVVLVILTNHMSLSFMTTDTTVMRKLKG; encoded by the coding sequence ATGGAATATATTGTCGTATCGCTTCTATTTGTTGTCTTTTTAGAGACACGAATTGCAAATCTTAAGAGGGCGATTCTCTGTCTTGCGCTCCAGTCGGGCATCGTCGCCGGCACCTGTGTATTATTGACGCTGATGAGCGGGGAGGACACTGCTCTGCATACGCTTCTGCCCGGGATTCTTACGCTTATTGTAAAAGTTCTCTTCATACCCGGAGCCCTCTGGCGTCTTGCCGGGAAAATTCAAGATGAGAGAGAAATTTTCTCGGATTCCAATGTCAACTACTCAACGGCGGCAGCGGCGATTTTTCTTGTGCTTGGCTATCTTCTTGCTGAACAGATCGGTGTTTCCAAGGAAGTGCGCAGCATCATTGCTTCTTCTATCATGATGATCATGACGGGATTGGCTCTCATGGCAATTCGCAGGCGCGCAATCATGCAGGTTATCGGACTTATCACGATGGAAAACGGAATCTACTTGCTGGGGCTTCTCATCACGGAAGGCTTGCCTCTCGTTGTTGAGCTCGGTGTATTTCTTGATGTTCTGATTGCTGTCGTCGTGCTTGTCATTCTGACAAATCATATGTCTCTCTCCTTTATGACGACCGATACGACCGTTATGCGAAAACTGAAAGGGTAA
- a CDS encoding NADH-quinone oxidoreductase subunit H — MMLLSGMGEHFLQGIVLLFVSPLFFGIINKTKAFLQKRRGASIWQEYFDLYKWWRKPVLLTPYTSRIFIAAPAIYFATSIMAAVMSPGLLASGELQFGDAFVFVYILALGRFFMTLGSMDAGTAFGGMGGSREIYISVFVEPAVMLAVLVNAMRYGSTTLSAMVIDYSTFYFTVPAVLTAVAFFLVILAENGRLPVDNPDTHLELTMIHEGMTLEYSGRLLSLIHLGSMLKLTVFLSLFSTLYLPLDIPVSIKMLLTAIVIGIVETLNNKMRLFKVRVYLAAATALLFVAIIAE, encoded by the coding sequence ATGATGCTGTTATCTGGTATGGGTGAGCACTTCTTGCAGGGAATTGTTCTGCTTTTTGTTTCGCCGCTTTTCTTCGGCATTATCAACAAGACGAAAGCGTTCCTCCAAAAGCGTCGTGGCGCGAGTATTTGGCAGGAGTATTTTGATCTTTATAAGTGGTGGCGGAAGCCTGTGCTCTTGACACCTTATACGAGCCGAATTTTCATTGCAGCTCCTGCAATTTACTTTGCAACCAGTATAATGGCCGCCGTGATGTCGCCGGGATTATTGGCAAGTGGTGAACTGCAATTTGGAGACGCATTTGTATTTGTCTACATTCTGGCGTTGGGACGCTTCTTTATGACGCTTGGATCAATGGATGCAGGGACTGCTTTTGGCGGCATGGGAGGATCACGCGAAATCTACATATCGGTATTTGTGGAGCCTGCGGTAATGCTTGCTGTCCTGGTCAACGCGATGCGTTATGGATCAACGACGCTCTCGGCGATGGTTATTGACTACTCGACATTTTACTTCACAGTACCGGCGGTTCTTACGGCAGTGGCTTTTTTTCTTGTGATTTTAGCGGAAAATGGTCGTTTGCCTGTTGATAATCCGGACACGCATCTTGAGCTTACAATGATCCATGAGGGAATGACGCTCGAGTATTCAGGGCGATTACTTTCCCTTATTCACCTTGGAAGCATGCTGAAATTGACCGTGTTTCTGTCGCTTTTCAGTACACTTTATCTGCCTCTCGATATTCCTGTTTCGATAAAGATGCTGCTCACTGCTATTGTGATCGGTATTGTGGAGACGCTTAACAACAAGATGCGTCTCTTTAAGGTGCGTGTCTATCTTGCAGCAGCCACTGCGCTGCTTTTTGTCGCTATCATTGCAGAATAA